A window from Streptomyces sp. NBC_00271 encodes these proteins:
- a CDS encoding Uma2 family endonuclease, giving the protein MAVLQHELTLGEAAEQLSRALPGHRVEILQGRLVVTPPPDGSHALSLSWLVEAFGGAGARKAGLRYVQGIGLWLPALPDDYAIPDFSVVDEDFREALVQKNCYAPNAFRLVMEVTSSNWSDDLGPKVESYAQAGIPVYIVVDRKHDEVLLHQNPVDGKYDVPQRFKRGQSVPVPDSVGVALDLAVDTLLDGD; this is encoded by the coding sequence GTGGCCGTACTGCAACACGAGCTGACGCTGGGCGAAGCCGCCGAACAGCTCTCCCGTGCACTGCCTGGGCACCGCGTGGAGATTCTCCAGGGGAGGCTCGTTGTGACACCGCCGCCGGATGGCTCGCATGCGCTGTCGTTGTCTTGGCTGGTTGAAGCATTTGGAGGGGCGGGTGCACGGAAAGCCGGGCTCAGATATGTCCAAGGCATTGGCCTCTGGCTGCCTGCGCTGCCTGACGACTACGCGATCCCGGACTTCTCGGTCGTCGACGAGGACTTCCGCGAGGCTCTGGTTCAGAAGAACTGCTACGCCCCGAACGCTTTCCGCCTGGTCATGGAAGTGACGTCCTCGAACTGGTCCGACGACTTGGGCCCCAAGGTCGAGAGTTACGCGCAGGCCGGCATCCCGGTCTACATCGTGGTCGACCGCAAACACGACGAGGTGCTGCTCCACCAGAACCCGGTCGACGGGAAGTACGACGTGCCCCAGCGCTTCAAACGTGGCCAGAGCGTTCCGGTCCCCGACTCCGTCGGTGTCGCACTCGACCTCGCCGTCGACACCCTCCTCGACGGCGACTGA
- the leuE gene encoding leucine efflux protein LeuE translates to MLGVIDLPTYLAGLVLIVLLPGPNSLYVLSVAARKGIRTGYTAAAGVWCGDTVLMTLSAAGVASLLQANAVLFGIVKYAGAGYLTWLAFGMLRAAWGMWRTRHERAEESEAAAAPAAEERPFRRALVISLFNPKAILFFVAFFVQFVDPGYAYPALSFVVLGAFAQLASFLYLTALIFSGTRLAAAFRRRKRLSAGATTAAGALFLGFAVKLTLASA, encoded by the coding sequence ATGCTTGGTGTTATCGACCTCCCGACCTATCTCGCGGGACTCGTGCTGATCGTTCTGCTTCCCGGTCCGAACTCGCTGTACGTGCTGTCCGTCGCCGCCCGCAAGGGCATACGCACGGGATACACGGCCGCCGCGGGTGTCTGGTGCGGGGACACCGTCCTGATGACCCTGTCCGCGGCCGGAGTCGCCTCGCTGCTGCAGGCCAACGCCGTGCTGTTCGGGATCGTGAAGTACGCCGGGGCCGGATATCTGACATGGCTGGCGTTCGGGATGCTGCGCGCCGCGTGGGGCATGTGGCGCACCCGGCACGAACGGGCCGAGGAGAGCGAGGCCGCCGCCGCGCCGGCCGCCGAGGAGCGGCCCTTCCGGCGGGCGCTGGTGATCAGCCTGTTCAACCCGAAGGCGATCCTGTTCTTCGTCGCCTTCTTCGTGCAGTTCGTGGACCCGGGCTACGCCTACCCGGCCCTTTCCTTCGTCGTCCTCGGCGCCTTCGCCCAGCTCGCCAGCTTCCTGTACCTCACCGCGCTGATCTTCAGCGGGACGAGGCTGGCGGCGGCCTTCCGGCGGCGCAAGCGGCTCTCGGCGGGGGCCACGACCGCGGCGGGCGCCCTGTTCCTGGGCTTCGCCGTGAAGCTCACCCTGGCCAGCGCCTAG
- a CDS encoding FAD-dependent oxidoreductase, protein MDVDVLIVGAGPAGLALGVDLARRGVDALVVERTDGLFPGSRGKGIQPRTREVFEDLGVLDAIHAAGGPYPVGMIWQDGKPQGEHRMFDPAEASDDSPYAEPWMVPQWRTQEILFARLVELGGSVAFGRELLTITQDPDGVTAHFAAGSPVRARYLVGADGGRSTVRRTLGIAMTGETVDPHPVLVADVRVTGLDRDHWHVFPPRGDDDGFLAICPLAGTEDFQLTAQFPEGTEPDLSLEGVRKVVAARSHLAPEAVTEVRWASDFRPRAALADRFRAGRVFLAGDAAHIHSPAGGQGLNTSVQDAYNLGWKLGAVLGDGAPEALLDSYEEERRPVAARMLGLSTAVHRGEARRSTQTTGQLGLGYRDSSLSTDLREGFPENALRAGDRAPDAPLPDGTRLFDAFRGPHWTLLAAGPEIQAPALPVRTVGIPAHESYGTGLFLIRPDGYVGWTGDTASGLREYATRLGVLGQGLSQDLAEELS, encoded by the coding sequence GTGGACGTGGACGTTCTGATCGTGGGGGCGGGCCCCGCCGGTCTCGCCCTCGGCGTCGATCTCGCCCGGCGCGGGGTGGACGCGCTCGTCGTGGAGCGGACCGACGGTCTGTTCCCCGGGTCGCGCGGCAAGGGCATCCAGCCGCGCACGAGGGAGGTCTTCGAGGACCTCGGCGTACTCGACGCGATCCACGCGGCCGGCGGCCCCTACCCGGTCGGGATGATCTGGCAGGACGGGAAGCCGCAGGGCGAGCACCGGATGTTCGACCCGGCCGAGGCGAGCGACGATTCGCCGTACGCCGAGCCGTGGATGGTGCCGCAGTGGCGTACGCAGGAGATCCTCTTCGCGCGCCTCGTCGAGCTGGGCGGAAGCGTCGCCTTCGGGCGCGAACTGCTGACGATCACCCAGGACCCGGACGGGGTGACGGCCCACTTCGCCGCCGGCTCCCCCGTCCGCGCGCGGTACCTCGTCGGCGCCGACGGCGGCCGCTCGACCGTGCGGCGCACGCTCGGGATCGCCATGACCGGCGAGACGGTCGACCCGCATCCGGTGCTGGTGGCCGACGTCCGTGTCACGGGCCTGGACCGCGACCACTGGCACGTGTTCCCGCCCCGGGGCGACGACGACGGCTTCCTGGCGATCTGCCCGCTCGCCGGCACCGAGGACTTCCAGCTCACCGCCCAGTTCCCGGAGGGGACCGAGCCCGATCTGTCCCTGGAGGGCGTACGGAAGGTCGTCGCCGCCCGCTCGCATCTCGCCCCCGAGGCCGTGACCGAGGTGCGCTGGGCCTCGGACTTCCGCCCGCGGGCGGCGCTGGCGGACCGCTTCCGCGCGGGGCGCGTCTTCCTCGCCGGGGACGCGGCACACATCCACTCCCCGGCCGGCGGCCAGGGCCTCAACACCAGCGTCCAGGACGCCTACAACCTGGGCTGGAAACTGGGCGCGGTGCTGGGCGACGGCGCCCCCGAGGCGCTCCTCGACTCCTACGAGGAGGAACGGCGGCCCGTTGCCGCGCGCATGCTCGGCCTGTCCACGGCCGTCCACCGCGGCGAGGCCCGGCGCAGCACGCAGACGACGGGTCAACTCGGCCTGGGCTACCGGGACTCGTCACTCTCGACGGACCTGCGCGAGGGCTTCCCGGAGAACGCCCTGCGGGCCGGCGACCGCGCCCCGGACGCCCCTCTCCCCGACGGCACCCGGCTCTTCGACGCCTTCCGCGGCCCCCATTGGACCCTGCTCGCGGCCGGGCCGGAAATCCAGGCACCGGCACTCCCCGTCCGCACGGTCGGCATCCCCGCGCACGAGTCGTACGGCACCGGCCTCTTCCTGATCCGCCCCGACGGTTACGTGGGGTGGACGGGCGACACGGCTTCGGGGCTGCGGGAGTACGCGACGCGCCTGGGCGTCCTGGGCCAGGGCCTCTCCCAGGACCTGGCCGAGGAACTGTCCTAG
- a CDS encoding TetR/AcrR family transcriptional regulator, which yields MSTERRAPLDRKRVADTALKLLNEGGLEGLTLRAIAKELDVKAPALYWHFKDKQALLDEMATEMYRRMTEAAPVDPGATWQERLLTANRALRAALLSYRDGARVFSGSRFTGTLHAVEMEQNLRLLTDAGFTLAQAVRAATTAYLYTLGFVTEEQGVQPLPGERREGYDVDDRARRMADFPLSAAAGAEMFEDYDRHFEEGLALVIEGIGTRYGIG from the coding sequence GTGAGTACGGAACGAAGAGCGCCGCTCGACCGCAAGCGCGTCGCGGACACCGCCCTGAAACTCCTGAACGAGGGGGGACTGGAGGGCCTGACCCTGCGCGCCATCGCCAAGGAGCTGGACGTCAAGGCGCCCGCCCTGTACTGGCACTTCAAGGACAAACAGGCGCTGCTCGACGAGATGGCGACGGAGATGTACCGCCGGATGACCGAGGCCGCGCCGGTCGACCCCGGCGCCACTTGGCAGGAGCGGCTCCTGACGGCCAACCGCGCACTGCGCGCCGCGCTGCTGAGCTACCGCGACGGTGCCAGGGTCTTCAGCGGCTCACGCTTCACCGGCACTCTGCACGCGGTCGAGATGGAGCAGAACCTGCGCCTGCTCACGGACGCGGGCTTCACCCTCGCCCAGGCGGTCCGGGCGGCCACGACGGCCTACCTCTACACCCTCGGGTTCGTCACCGAGGAGCAGGGCGTCCAGCCGCTCCCCGGGGAGCGCCGCGAGGGCTACGACGTGGACGACCGCGCCCGCCGGATGGCCGACTTCCCTCTGTCGGCCGCGGCGGGCGCGGAGATGTTCGAGGACTACGACCGGCACTTCGAGGAAGGGCTGGCCCTGGTGATCGAGGGGATCGGGACGCGGTACGGGATCGGCTGA
- a CDS encoding acyltransferase family protein has product MIDSREAVQVASTGTVARTVLPPTDAPPPAIPAKRRETRLRALDGLRLVAALMVAAYHYGGRDGEVAKAWGSSPRHQFPVLHGYFAYGCLGVQVFFVISGFVICMSGWGRPLRSFFASRASRLLPAYWAAIILVTVVFALPMVAFKTVSPSDTLVNFTMLQYPLGVDRVLGVCWTLWAEVRFYALFALCIVLPGANRRRVIMFCAGWTLAYVIAQGAKMPLLDIVLMPEYAPYFIGGVGLYLVHRDRKDVYAWGIVAVSWLIGQHYAVQGLWHAPQANGFSYRTTYGIVLVVTFGYVAVAAIALGWLRWANWRWLTVAGALTYPFYLVHEHLGWVVIKALHQGLHIPSYATFLLTATSMLVLAWLLNRYVENWLTPRLRTALAKPRPTVGASRP; this is encoded by the coding sequence GTGATCGACTCGCGCGAGGCCGTCCAAGTGGCCTCCACGGGCACCGTGGCCCGCACCGTCCTGCCGCCCACGGACGCACCGCCCCCCGCGATACCGGCCAAGCGCCGGGAGACGCGGCTGCGCGCACTGGACGGACTGCGGCTGGTCGCCGCGCTGATGGTGGCCGCGTACCACTACGGCGGGCGCGACGGCGAGGTCGCGAAGGCCTGGGGCAGCTCTCCGCGCCACCAGTTCCCCGTGCTGCACGGGTACTTCGCTTACGGCTGCCTGGGCGTCCAGGTGTTCTTCGTGATCAGTGGCTTCGTCATCTGCATGAGCGGCTGGGGCCGCCCGCTGCGCTCGTTCTTCGCCTCCCGCGCCTCCCGGCTGCTGCCCGCGTACTGGGCCGCCATCATCCTGGTGACGGTGGTGTTCGCACTGCCGATGGTCGCGTTCAAGACGGTCTCGCCGAGCGACACCCTGGTCAACTTCACGATGCTGCAGTACCCGCTCGGCGTCGACCGGGTCCTGGGCGTGTGCTGGACGCTGTGGGCGGAGGTCCGCTTCTACGCCCTCTTCGCGCTGTGCATCGTCCTGCCCGGCGCGAACCGCCGCCGCGTGATCATGTTCTGCGCCGGCTGGACGCTGGCCTACGTCATCGCGCAGGGCGCCAAGATGCCGCTGCTGGACATCGTCCTGATGCCCGAGTACGCGCCGTACTTCATCGGCGGTGTCGGCCTCTACCTGGTGCACCGCGACCGCAAGGACGTGTACGCCTGGGGCATCGTGGCCGTGAGCTGGCTGATCGGCCAGCACTACGCGGTGCAGGGGCTGTGGCACGCCCCGCAGGCGAACGGCTTCTCCTACCGCACCACCTACGGCATCGTCCTCGTCGTCACCTTCGGCTACGTCGCGGTCGCCGCGATCGCCCTGGGTTGGCTGCGCTGGGCCAACTGGCGCTGGCTGACGGTCGCGGGCGCGCTGACGTACCCCTTCTACCTCGTCCACGAGCACCTGGGCTGGGTCGTCATCAAGGCCCTCCACCAGGGGCTGCACATCCCGTCGTACGCCACGTTCCTGCTGACGGCGACGAGCATGCTGGTCCTGGCCTGGCTCCTCAACCGGTACGTGGAGAACTGGCTGACGCCCAGACTGCGCACGGCGCTGGCGAAGCCCCGGCCGACCGTGGGGGCGTCCCGGCCGTAG